Proteins found in one Ovis canadensis isolate MfBH-ARS-UI-01 breed Bighorn chromosome 20, ARS-UI_OviCan_v2, whole genome shotgun sequence genomic segment:
- the ZNF76 gene encoding zinc finger protein 76 isoform X2 translates to MESLGLQPVTLSDGTTAYVQQAVKGGKLLEGQVIQLEDGTTAYIHQVTVQKEPLSFEDGQPVQLEDGSMAFIHRTPKEGYDPSALEAVQLEDGSTAYIHHPVAVPSDGAILAVQTEVGLEDLATEDDEGFGADTVVALEQYTSKVLHESQAPHNGKGQQVGDRAFRCGYKGCGRLYTTAHHLKVHERAHTGDRPYRCDFPSCGKAFATGYGLKSHTRTHTGEKPYKCPEELCSKAFKTSGDLQKHVRTHTGEKPYVCTVPGCGKRFTEYSSLYKHHVVHTHCKPYTCSACGKTYRQTSTLAMHKRSAHGELEATEESEQALYEQQQLEAASAAEESPPPKRPHIAYVSEVKEEGDDLPTQVAMVTEEDGAPQVALITQDGAQQVSLSPEDLQALGSAISMVTQHSSTTLAIPSHDDDLATSGAHTVAMVSADGSQTQPVTIITSGTVVAEDSSVASLHHQQVALLATANGTHIAVQLEAQQTLEEAISVATAAMQQGAATLETAESESGC, encoded by the exons ATGGAGAGCTTGGGGCTGCAGCCGGTGACCCTCAGTGATGGGACAACGGCCTACGTCCAGCAAGCTGTCAAAG GAGGCAAGCTTCTCGAGGGGCAAGTGATCCAGCTCGAGGATGGGACCACTGCGTACATTCACCAAGTGACAGTGCAGAAAG AACCTCTTTCCTTTGAGGATGGACAACCCGTGCAGCTGGAAGATGGCAGCATGGCCTTCATACACCGCACACCCAAAG AGGGCTATGACCCCAGTGCCCTGGAAGCCGTGCAGCTGGAAGATGGCTCCACCGCCTACATTCACCATCCCGTGGCCGTGCCATCAGACGGCGCCATCCTGGCCGTGCAGAcagaggtggggctggaggaCCTGGCCACAGAGGATGACGAGGGCTTCGGCGCGGACACAGTGGTGGCCCTGGAGCAGTACACCAGCAAG gtTCTGCACGAGAGCCAGGCTCCTCATAATGGCAAAGGACAACAGGTTGGGGACAGAGCATTCCGCTGTGGCTACAAGGGCTGTGGGCGTCTCTATACCACCGCGCATCACTTAAAG GTGCACGAGAGAGCTCATACCGGTGACCGTCCATACAGGTGTGATTTCCCCAGCTGCGGAAAGGCCTTTGCCACAG GATATGGGCTGAAGAGCCACACGCGCACCCACACTGGTGAGAAGCCATACAAGTGCCCAGAGGAGCTGTGCAGCAAGGCCTTCAAGACCTCCGGAGACTTGCAGAAGCACGTCCGGACCCACACTG gggagaAGCCATACGTTTGCACGGTGCCAGGCTGCGGGAAGCGCTTCACCGAGTACTCGAGCCTGTATAAGCACCACGTGGTGCACACACACTGCAAGCCCTACACCTGCAGCGCCTGCGGCAAGACCTACCGGCAGACCTCCACCCTGGCCATGCACAAGCGCAGCGCCCACGGCGAGCTGGAGGCCACGGAGGAGAGCGAGCAGGCCCTTTACGAGCAGCAGCAGCTCGAGG CCGCCTCTGCAGCCGAGGAGAGCCCGCCACCCAAGCGGCCCCACATTGCTTACGTGTCAGAGGTGAAGGAAGAGGGCGATGACCTCCCTACCCAAGTGGCTATGGTGACCGAGGAGGACGGGGCCCCCCAGGTGGCTCTAATCACTCAGGATGGTGCCCAGCAG GTCAGCCTGTCCCCAGAAGACCTGCAGGCCCTGGGGAGCGCCATCAGTATGGTGACGCAGCACAGCAGTACCACCCTTGCCATCCCCAGTCACGACGATGACCTTGCCACCTCTGGCGCACACACAGTCGCCATGGTCAGCGCTGACGGCTCCCAGACGCAGCCA GTCACAATCATCACCTCTGGGACTGTGGTGGCTGAGGACTCAAGTGTAGCATCCCTTCATCATCAACAGGTGGCACTGCTGGCCACAGCCAATGGAACGCACATTGCGGTGCAG CTGGAGGCGCAGCAGACCTTAGAGGAGGCTATCAGCGTGGCCACTGCTGCCATGCAGCAGGGGGCGGCGACCCTGGAGACCGCAGAGTCAGAGAGCGGCTGCTGA
- the ZNF76 gene encoding zinc finger protein 76 isoform X1, which translates to MESLGLQPVTLSDGTTAYVQQAVKGGKLLEGQVIQLEDGTTAYIHQVTVQKEPLSFEDGQPVQLEDGSMAFIHRTPKEGYDPSALEAVQLEDGSTAYIHHPVAVPSDGAILAVQTEVGLEDLATEDDEGFGADTVVALEQYTSKVLHESQAPHNGKGQQVGDRAFRCGYKGCGRLYTTAHHLKVHERAHTGDRPYRCDFPSCGKAFATGYGLKSHTRTHTGEKPYKCPEELCSKAFKTSGDLQKHVRTHTGERPFRCPFEGCGRSFTTSNIRKVHVRTHTGERPYTCPEPHCGRGFTSATNYKNHVRIHTGEKPYVCTVPGCGKRFTEYSSLYKHHVVHTHCKPYTCSACGKTYRQTSTLAMHKRSAHGELEATEESEQALYEQQQLEAASAAEESPPPKRPHIAYVSEVKEEGDDLPTQVAMVTEEDGAPQVALITQDGAQQVSLSPEDLQALGSAISMVTQHSSTTLAIPSHDDDLATSGAHTVAMVSADGSQTQPVTIITSGTVVAEDSSVASLHHQQVALLATANGTHIAVQLEAQQTLEEAISVATAAMQQGAATLETAESESGC; encoded by the exons ATGGAGAGCTTGGGGCTGCAGCCGGTGACCCTCAGTGATGGGACAACGGCCTACGTCCAGCAAGCTGTCAAAG GAGGCAAGCTTCTCGAGGGGCAAGTGATCCAGCTCGAGGATGGGACCACTGCGTACATTCACCAAGTGACAGTGCAGAAAG AACCTCTTTCCTTTGAGGATGGACAACCCGTGCAGCTGGAAGATGGCAGCATGGCCTTCATACACCGCACACCCAAAG AGGGCTATGACCCCAGTGCCCTGGAAGCCGTGCAGCTGGAAGATGGCTCCACCGCCTACATTCACCATCCCGTGGCCGTGCCATCAGACGGCGCCATCCTGGCCGTGCAGAcagaggtggggctggaggaCCTGGCCACAGAGGATGACGAGGGCTTCGGCGCGGACACAGTGGTGGCCCTGGAGCAGTACACCAGCAAG gtTCTGCACGAGAGCCAGGCTCCTCATAATGGCAAAGGACAACAGGTTGGGGACAGAGCATTCCGCTGTGGCTACAAGGGCTGTGGGCGTCTCTATACCACCGCGCATCACTTAAAG GTGCACGAGAGAGCTCATACCGGTGACCGTCCATACAGGTGTGATTTCCCCAGCTGCGGAAAGGCCTTTGCCACAG GATATGGGCTGAAGAGCCACACGCGCACCCACACTGGTGAGAAGCCATACAAGTGCCCAGAGGAGCTGTGCAGCAAGGCCTTCAAGACCTCCGGAGACTTGCAGAAGCACGTCCGGACCCACACTG GTGAACGCCCCTTCCGGTGCCCCTTCGAGGGCTGTGGCCGCTCCTTCACTACATCTAACATCCGCAAGGTACATGTGCGCACCCACACAGGCGAGCGGCCCTACACCTGCCCCGAGCCCCACTGTGGCCGCGGCTTCACCAGCGCCACCAACTACAAGAATCACGTGCGCATCCACACAG gggagaAGCCATACGTTTGCACGGTGCCAGGCTGCGGGAAGCGCTTCACCGAGTACTCGAGCCTGTATAAGCACCACGTGGTGCACACACACTGCAAGCCCTACACCTGCAGCGCCTGCGGCAAGACCTACCGGCAGACCTCCACCCTGGCCATGCACAAGCGCAGCGCCCACGGCGAGCTGGAGGCCACGGAGGAGAGCGAGCAGGCCCTTTACGAGCAGCAGCAGCTCGAGG CCGCCTCTGCAGCCGAGGAGAGCCCGCCACCCAAGCGGCCCCACATTGCTTACGTGTCAGAGGTGAAGGAAGAGGGCGATGACCTCCCTACCCAAGTGGCTATGGTGACCGAGGAGGACGGGGCCCCCCAGGTGGCTCTAATCACTCAGGATGGTGCCCAGCAG GTCAGCCTGTCCCCAGAAGACCTGCAGGCCCTGGGGAGCGCCATCAGTATGGTGACGCAGCACAGCAGTACCACCCTTGCCATCCCCAGTCACGACGATGACCTTGCCACCTCTGGCGCACACACAGTCGCCATGGTCAGCGCTGACGGCTCCCAGACGCAGCCA GTCACAATCATCACCTCTGGGACTGTGGTGGCTGAGGACTCAAGTGTAGCATCCCTTCATCATCAACAGGTGGCACTGCTGGCCACAGCCAATGGAACGCACATTGCGGTGCAG CTGGAGGCGCAGCAGACCTTAGAGGAGGCTATCAGCGTGGCCACTGCTGCCATGCAGCAGGGGGCGGCGACCCTGGAGACCGCAGAGTCAGAGAGCGGCTGCTGA
- the ZNF76 gene encoding zinc finger protein 76 isoform X3 — MAFIHRTPKEGYDPSALEAVQLEDGSTAYIHHPVAVPSDGAILAVQTEVGLEDLATEDDEGFGADTVVALEQYTSKVLHESQAPHNGKGQQVGDRAFRCGYKGCGRLYTTAHHLKVHERAHTGDRPYRCDFPSCGKAFATGYGLKSHTRTHTGEKPYKCPEELCSKAFKTSGDLQKHVRTHTGERPFRCPFEGCGRSFTTSNIRKVHVRTHTGERPYTCPEPHCGRGFTSATNYKNHVRIHTGEKPYVCTVPGCGKRFTEYSSLYKHHVVHTHCKPYTCSACGKTYRQTSTLAMHKRSAHGELEATEESEQALYEQQQLEAASAAEESPPPKRPHIAYVSEVKEEGDDLPTQVAMVTEEDGAPQVALITQDGAQQVSLSPEDLQALGSAISMVTQHSSTTLAIPSHDDDLATSGAHTVAMVSADGSQTQPVTIITSGTVVAEDSSVASLHHQQVALLATANGTHIAVQLEAQQTLEEAISVATAAMQQGAATLETAESESGC; from the exons ATGGCCTTCATACACCGCACACCCAAAG AGGGCTATGACCCCAGTGCCCTGGAAGCCGTGCAGCTGGAAGATGGCTCCACCGCCTACATTCACCATCCCGTGGCCGTGCCATCAGACGGCGCCATCCTGGCCGTGCAGAcagaggtggggctggaggaCCTGGCCACAGAGGATGACGAGGGCTTCGGCGCGGACACAGTGGTGGCCCTGGAGCAGTACACCAGCAAG gtTCTGCACGAGAGCCAGGCTCCTCATAATGGCAAAGGACAACAGGTTGGGGACAGAGCATTCCGCTGTGGCTACAAGGGCTGTGGGCGTCTCTATACCACCGCGCATCACTTAAAG GTGCACGAGAGAGCTCATACCGGTGACCGTCCATACAGGTGTGATTTCCCCAGCTGCGGAAAGGCCTTTGCCACAG GATATGGGCTGAAGAGCCACACGCGCACCCACACTGGTGAGAAGCCATACAAGTGCCCAGAGGAGCTGTGCAGCAAGGCCTTCAAGACCTCCGGAGACTTGCAGAAGCACGTCCGGACCCACACTG GTGAACGCCCCTTCCGGTGCCCCTTCGAGGGCTGTGGCCGCTCCTTCACTACATCTAACATCCGCAAGGTACATGTGCGCACCCACACAGGCGAGCGGCCCTACACCTGCCCCGAGCCCCACTGTGGCCGCGGCTTCACCAGCGCCACCAACTACAAGAATCACGTGCGCATCCACACAG gggagaAGCCATACGTTTGCACGGTGCCAGGCTGCGGGAAGCGCTTCACCGAGTACTCGAGCCTGTATAAGCACCACGTGGTGCACACACACTGCAAGCCCTACACCTGCAGCGCCTGCGGCAAGACCTACCGGCAGACCTCCACCCTGGCCATGCACAAGCGCAGCGCCCACGGCGAGCTGGAGGCCACGGAGGAGAGCGAGCAGGCCCTTTACGAGCAGCAGCAGCTCGAGG CCGCCTCTGCAGCCGAGGAGAGCCCGCCACCCAAGCGGCCCCACATTGCTTACGTGTCAGAGGTGAAGGAAGAGGGCGATGACCTCCCTACCCAAGTGGCTATGGTGACCGAGGAGGACGGGGCCCCCCAGGTGGCTCTAATCACTCAGGATGGTGCCCAGCAG GTCAGCCTGTCCCCAGAAGACCTGCAGGCCCTGGGGAGCGCCATCAGTATGGTGACGCAGCACAGCAGTACCACCCTTGCCATCCCCAGTCACGACGATGACCTTGCCACCTCTGGCGCACACACAGTCGCCATGGTCAGCGCTGACGGCTCCCAGACGCAGCCA GTCACAATCATCACCTCTGGGACTGTGGTGGCTGAGGACTCAAGTGTAGCATCCCTTCATCATCAACAGGTGGCACTGCTGGCCACAGCCAATGGAACGCACATTGCGGTGCAG CTGGAGGCGCAGCAGACCTTAGAGGAGGCTATCAGCGTGGCCACTGCTGCCATGCAGCAGGGGGCGGCGACCCTGGAGACCGCAGAGTCAGAGAGCGGCTGCTGA